Within the Corynebacterium afermentans subsp. lipophilum genome, the region GCGGACGCGGCCTCGTCGAAACGCGAGGTGCCCGCCTCCAGGGTCTTGGAAAACGCCTTCTCCTCAGCGACGGCAACGCGCAGGATGCGCTCGCGGTTGTCCGCGATCTCCGGGAAAGACGGGGTCATGGTGTCCATGATGGTGTTCATCAGCGTCTCCATCACCGGGCCGGTGGCGCCCAGCAGGCGCGCGGAGCGGATGATGCGGCGCAACAGGCGGCGCAGGATGTAGCCGCGGCCCTCGTTGGAGGGGGTCACGCCGTCGAGGATGATCATCATGCCGGTGCGCGCGTGGTCGGCGACGACGCGGAAGCGGACATCGTTGTCCTTGTTGCCGGCGTCGTACTTCGCTCCTGTCAGCTCGACAGCGGCGTCGATGACGGGGCGCAGGAGGTCGGTCTCGTAGACGTTGTCCACGCCCTGGAGCAGGCAAGCCACACGCTCGATGCCCATGCCCGTATCGATGTTCTTTTGCGGCAGCTCGCCGACGATCTCGAAGTTGCCCTTCTTGTCGCCCTCGCCGCGGATGGATTCCATGAACACGAGGTTCCAGATCTCCATGTAGCGGTTGTCGTCGGCGATCGGGCCGCCCTCGACGCCGTATTCCGGGCCACGGTCGTAGTAGATCTCAGAGCAGGGGCCGCAGGGACCGGGGATGCCCATGGACCAGAAGTTGTCCTCCATGCCCATGCGCTGGATGCGCTCTTCCGGGATGCCGATCTTGTCGCGCCAGATCGATGCCGCCTCGTCGTCGTCCAGGTAAACGGTCACCCACAGGCGCTCCGGATCCAGGCCCAGCCCGCCGTCTTCGACAGCGCCAGTGAGCAGGGTCCAGGCGAGCGTGATCGCGCCTTCCTTGAAGTACTGGCCGAAGGAGAAGTTGCCGGCCATCTGGAAGAACGTGTTGTGGCGGGTGGTGATGCCCACTTCCTCGATGTCCAGGGTGCGCACGCACTTCTGGATGGAGGTGGCGGTGCCGTTTTTGAAATCCGGAGTTTGGTCGCCCAGGAAATACGGCTTGAACGGCACCATGCCGGCGTTGACGAACAGCAGTGTCGGGTCGTCCAGAATCAGCGGGGCGCTCGGCACCGGGGTGTGGCCAGCCTCGACGAAGTGGTTGGTGAACCGCTCTCGGATCTCATGGGTTTGCACGCGTGATTGTCCTTTCAGCAGCGCCGGTTTTTATCCGCGCTTACTCTACCCCGCGCCCGGGCGCAGCCCGGTGTCACCGTCCGCGGACGAGGGCACGCAACCTCCCAATGAAGTCTTTGATGCGCCGCTCTGCACCATGGTCGGTGGGTTCGTAGTAGACAGCATCTTCGAGACCGTCGGGCATGTACTGCTGCTTGACGACGCCCAAAGGATCATCATGCGGATAGACATATCCCACCGCATTGCCCATGGCCTTCGCGCCTTCGTAGTGCCCGTCGCGCAAGTGCGCCGGCACCGGCGGGGCATGGCCTGCGCGCACGTCCGACAACGCCCGGTCGATGGACTGGATCACAGACGGCGACTTCGGCGCCGTGGCCAAGTGGATTGTCGCCTGCGCAAGGGCGAGCCTTCCCTCGGGCATGCCGATGAACTGCACCGCGTTCGCCGCCGCATTGGCGGTCTGTAGCGCGGTCGGATCCGCCATGCCGATGTCTTCGGAAGCGTGGATGACCAGGCGGCGGGCGATGAAACGCGGGTCCTCTCCCGCCTCAATCATCCGCGCCAGATAGTGCAGTGCGGCATCCACGTCGGAGCCACGGATAGATTTGATGAACGCACTGACGATGTCGTAGTGCTGGTCACCGTCGCGGTCGTAGCGCACCACCGCGCGGTTCACGTTTTCTTTAACGGTGTCGACGGTGATGGTCTCCCCCGGCTGCACCGCCTCGGCCGCAGCCTCCAGATAGGTCAGCGCCCGGCGGGCGTCGCCGCCGGCGAGGAGGACCAGCTGGTCCCGTGCGGCGCCGTCAAGCTCGAATTCGCCGCCGAATCCGCGCTCGTCTGCCATCGCCTGGTCCAGCACCCCGCGCAGGTCGTCCTCGTTCAAAGACTCCAGCTTCAGCAGCAGCGAGCGCGACAGCAGCGGCGCAACCACGCTGAAACTCGGATTCTCCGTCGTGGCCGCGACCAGTAGCACGGTGCGGTTTTCCACCGCGGCCAGCAACGCGTCCTGCTGGGTCTTGGAAAAGCGGTGCACCTCGTCGATGAAAAGCACGGTATTCTCGCCGCGAATCAGGTCTCGACGTGCTTCGTCAATCACGGCGCGCACTTCCTTCACGCCCGAGGACAGCGCCGACAGGGCGACGAAGTTCTGCCCCATCGCAGACGCGATCAGCGATGCGATGGTGGTCTTGCCGGTGCCCGGCGGGCCGTAGAGGATCACCGAGGCGGCCCCAGAGCCGTCGATAAGCCTGCGCAGCGGCTTGCCTTCGCTGAGCAGGTGACGCTGGCCTGCGATCTCGTCGAGGGTCCGCGGGCGCATGCGCGCGGCCAAAGGGGCGGATGCCCCCGCCTCGAAAAAGGCGGTGCCGCGGTTTCCCAGCTCACCGCGGCCATCTCGCCCTGCGGCCGCGGAGAAAAGTCCCTCTTGCTCCAACCAGACCTCTCCTTATCGCAAGCGCTCAGCCAGCGTCTGGGCGAAGTGGTTTATCGTTTGATAAGCGGGGTCTTTGCCGGTGCCCGCGAATGCTGCAAGGGACTCGAACGTCTCACGCAAATCCCTGCGCACCAGCGCCTCGTCTGCGGTGAACGGCCCCTCCGAGTACGGACGCAGAACGTCACCAGCATGGTCTGCAGGATGCTCTTCCGTTTCTCCGCCCGCCTCAAGCGGCCCGAGGTCAGACACGTCGAGACCGGCAGCGTCGAAGTCCTCTTTGAGCTTGGCGTCGTGCTCCAACAAATCGGCCGGACTGACCGGATCCAGCATCGCCACACTGCTCATTGCCCAACCGATAAGGCCTGCAGTGATCCGCGCTTGGAGTGTATCCGGGTGCTCCACGCTGGGCCAGATGCCTCGCACTTCGCTCACCCAGGCGTCAACGAACGCCTCGGTCGCTTCCGCGTTAAACGGCTGCGCCGCAAGATAGACCGGGAAGCGTGCAACCACAAACGCCACATCGAAGGTCACATCCCTGAAGCCCGCCCACTCGTAATCCAGGAAGTGAAAGGAGTTGTCGGTCTGGATGACGTTGTCCGGGGTCAAGTCGAACGGCGTGAACGCGCGCATCCCGCCCCGCAGCAGACGGGTGCGCACATTTGTGGCCGCGAACCGGACCTCCCCCGGAATCTCGATGCCGGCGTTTTCCAAAAACTCCACGCCGATGCGGATGCGGTGCGACAGTAGGCGATCACGCAGCAGCTGCAAGTTCGCCGCGTTCTTCCGCGAACGCGTCATGCGCTGGAACAGCACGTTGAACGCGTCCTCGTCGTCCGCGGTGCCGGCATGCATCTTGCCCAGCGCCCGGCCGAGCCGGCGCAGCAGGTCCACGTGGGTTTCCGGGTCCGCGTCCTGCAGCAAGTCCGCCAGTGTGCGGCCGTCACCCAGATCCGAGATGATCAGGATGCGCTGTGCGGTGTCGTAGCCCAGCAGCACCGGGCCCGGGCGCACTTCCTCGCTTAACGACGTCGCGAACTGGTACGCCACCGTCTCGCGCAAAAATGCCGCGTCCGCCAGCTCGTCACCGGTAGCCGGCGAATGCTTCACCACCACCGAGCGGTGCTGAAAAAACGGGTTGTTGACCACGCGCGCGCGGAACACGTCCGCCAGCCCTGAGCCGTCGAGCCTTTCGACGTCCACAAGCTGCTGCTCTCCGCCATAGCGCCTGGTCAGTATGTCGGCGGCTGCGCGGATGATCTCCTGCGTATCGCCCATCGCTGGCCTACTTTTCGGCGCCTGCCGCCTCGGCCTCGCTGCCCTTGCCCTCGACATCCTTCTTCGGCTTAAAGTCCACGCCGGTCTCCTTGCGCTGCTCCGCCGGAATCGGCGCCGGGGCGTCGGTCAACGGATCCACGCCGCCGCCAGACTTCGGGAAGGCGATGACATCGCGGATGGATTCGAAGCCGCCGAGCAGGGACACGATACGGTCCCACCCGAAGGCGATGCCGCCGTGCGGCGGGGCGCCGTACTGGAACGCATCCAACAGGAAGCCGAACTTCTCGTCCGCTTCCTCGTCAGTAATGCCCATAACTTCGAACACGCGCTTTTGCACATCGTGCTCGTGGATACGGATGGAGCCGCCGCCGATCTCGTTGCCGTTGCACACGATGTCGTAGGCGTAGGCGAGCGCCTCGCCCGGATTCTTCTCGAAGTTGTCCAGGAACTCCGGCTTCGGGGAGGTAAAGGCGTGGTGCACGGCGGTCCACTTGGAGTGGCCGAGCGCGACGTCGCCGGAAGCGGTGGCGTCAGCGGCCGGCTCAAACAGCGGCGCGTCAACGACCCAGGTAAACGCCCAGTCGCCGTCCTTGACCAAGTCCAGCTTGCGAGCAATCTCGCCGCGGGCTGCACCCAGCAGCGCACGGGACGCCTTCGTCTCGCCGGCAGCGAAGAAGATGCAGTCGCCCGGCTTCGCGCCGACGTGCTCGGCGATGCCGGCCTTCTCCTCGTCGGTAATGTTCTTGGCCACCGGGCCGGTCAGCTCGCCGTCCTCCTGGACCAGGATGTAGGCCAGACCCTTGGCGCCACGCTGCTTCGCCCACTCCTGCCACGCGTCGAGTTGGCGGCGCGGCTGCGAGGCGCCGCCGTCCATGACCACGGCGCCGACGTACTCGGCCTTGAACACGCGGAAGGTGGTGTCCTTGAAAAACTCGGTGCACTCCACCAGCGGGATGTCGAAGCGCAGGTCAGGCTTGTCAGAGCCGTACTTTTCCATCGCCTCCTTGTAGGTCATGCGCGGGATCGGCGTCTGGATGTCGTAGCCGATCAGCTTCCACAGCTCCACCAGGATTTCTTCGGCGAGCTCGATGATGTCGTCCTGGTCCACGAAGCTGGCCTCAACGTCCAACTGGGTGAACTCCGGCTGACGGTCCGCACGGAAATCCTCGTCGCGGTAGCAGCGTGCCAGCTGGTAGTAACGCTCCATGCCGGCCACCATGAGCAGCTGCTTGAACAGCTGCGGCGACTGCGGCAGCGCGTACCAGGAGCCCGGCTTCAGGCGTGCCGGCACGAGGAAGTCACGCGCGCCCTCCGGAGTGGAGCGCGTCAGCGTCGGGGTTTCAATCTCGGTGAAGTCGTGGTTGTCCAGCACACGGCGCGCTGCCTGGTTCGCCTTCGCGCGCAGACGCATCGCCTTCGCCTGGCGCTCGCGGCGCAGATCCAAGTAGCGGTAGCGCAGACGCGCCTCCTCGCCGACCTCGCTGGAGGATGCGTCCTCGATCTGGAACGGCAGCGCCGCCGCCTTATTCAGCACCTTCAGGTCGGTGACATTGACCTCGATCTCGCCCGAGGCGAGGTTCGGGTTCGAGGAGCCTTCCGGGCGCGGCTCGACCGTGCCGGTGACCTGGATGACGTACTCGCTGCGCAGGTCGTGCGCGGCCTCTGCAACCGCGGACTCACGGAAGACCACCTGGGCCAGCCCGGAGCGGTCTCGCAGGTCGATAAAGATCACGCCGCCATGGTCGCGACGGCGGGCCACCCAGCCGGTGAGAGTGACAGTTTGGCCTTCGAGTTCTTTATTCAGGTTCCCCGCAAGGTGAGTGCGCAGCACGGTTTCCACGTCCTTCCACGTGATGGCGAATCTAACCTGGCAAAGTCTACCCGGCGCTGTCACGACGTGCGTCCGGCCCCCTGAAGCTTGCCAGACACCTGGGCACCTTGGGTGGAGCTGCACCGCGACTAAACCGACCCAGATCCAACACGTGCCCTAGATATTTGGCACAATTCTGACCATGACTTTCAGAGGCGATTACGCACAGGGCCAAGGCGGCAACGTCAACACCAGCTCCGGCGGCGGCGGAGGCGGAGGCGTGGGCGGCGGCGCGATGATGCTGCTGCCGCTCCTGCTGCGCGGAGGCGGCGGTGGAACCATCATTTTGGTCCTGCTGGCCCTGCTGTATTTCAGCGGTGCGTTCAACGGCATCCTCGGCGGCGGAGGCAACGACTCCCAGTCGCAGTCCCAGGGCGAGTACTCGCTGGAGCACTGCCAGGAGCAAGGTTCCTCCAACGAGTACGACGATTGCCGCGCGGCGGCGACCATGGGATCGCTGAACGCCGTTTGGGCCGACCTGCTGCCCGCCCAGTCCGAAACCCAGTTCACCAAGCCGGAAATGACCATCTTTAAAGGCAGCGTGAATTCCGGCTGTGGCTACGCAAGCGCTGATACCGGTCCGTTCTACTGCCCGCAGGATTCCACCGCGTATCTGGACGTCAGCTTCTTCGATCAACTGTCCCAGCTCGGCGGTTCCAACGGCCCGCTGGCTCAGGAGTACGCCACCGCACACGAGTACGGCCACCACATCCAGAACCTTGAGGGCACCCTCGGCTTGAGCGACTACAAGAACCCGGGCGAGGATTCCGCGGCCGTGGCAATCGAGCTGCAGGCCGACTGCTACGCGGGACTGTGGGCGCACCACGCGTCCAAGGGTGAGAACGCAGCACTTGAGCAGATCACCGACGAGCAGCTGCAGCAGGCCCTGCAGTCGGCACAGTCCATCGGTGACGACAACATTCAGAAGCGTTCCGGCGGCGAGGTCGATCCCGATGCGTGGACCCACGGCTCTTCGGAACAGCGCATGCAGGCGTTCAAGTCTGGCTACGAAACCGGCCAGATGTCGGCCTGCGACACGCTCAACCGCGGCGTGTACAAGAGCTAAACCGCCTCTTTTTCGCCCCGCTTTCGAAACGGCACGGCGCTACAGTGGCCAGCATGAACAATGCTGAACCTAACCGCGCCGTGCCGTTTCTTGCTGCGTTCAACTCCATCGAGAAATTCTTGCGCACCGAGCTCGATGCCAAACGGTCTGATTCTTTTTCGTGGATGGCCCGTCTTGCGGCGAAGAAGGGCATTGTCACGCTGGAGCAATCCGAGACGCTGCAGGAGTTCGCCGATCTGCGCAACGCGATTAGCCACGGCGAGTACGACAACTTGCGCCCGATTGCCGAGCCGCTGCCGGAAACCGTCGCTGAAATCGAGCGGATCCGGGATTCCCTGCTCGCCCCGACGCTGGCTCTAGAAGTGGTTGAGCACCAGCGGGTGATCACCTTCTCCCCTGAAACCGACATCCACGAGCCGTTGGAGATCATCGCCTCCGAGGGCCTCGCTCAATTCCCGGTCTATGAAGGCGGCGAGTGCGTCGGGCTCCTCACCACCAACGCGATTGCGCGGTGGCTGGCGGCAGAGCTGCGTGAGGACGACACTATCGCGGCAGGCACCGTGGCAGACGTGATTGAACACAGCGGCAAGTTGGACGAGCCGATTTTCCTGCCGCGAAACGTCACCGCGGCGGCTGCCGTAGAGGCGCTGAGCACACCGCTCGAGTCCGGCGCGGTTCCCCGCCTCGCCATCATCACCGAACACGGAAAGCCGACGCAGAAGCCTATCTCGGTGCTGGGTGCGACCGACATTCCGGCCCTTGCGCAGGAAACGTAATATCCCTGGTTTCGCTGTGGCGCTGCACACCTTTTCGTGCTGTAGTATCCGCGACATGTCTGCAAACTTTGTGAGCGTTGTCGACCTGTTCAGCATTGGCATCGGCCCGTCTTCCTCCCACACCGTCGGCCCGATGCGCGCCGCCCAAACTTTCATAAACAAACTCGACACCTTCCCGGCCAAGGTGCTGGTGGAGCTGCGCGGATCTCTCGCGGCCACCGGCGTTGGCCACGGCACCGACCGCGCAGCGTTGCTGGGCCTAGTCGGCTACACTCCCACCACCACGTCGGCTGATGCCGAGCCGAAACCGGGAGAGCCGATTCCCGCCACGGGCAGCATTTCCGGCCCCACCGGCACCGTCGAATACGTGCTGCGGTTCGACCCCGCTCCCGTGGCGGCGCACCCGAACTGCCTGATCTTCGACGCGTGGGACGCAGACGGCAATGTGCTTGCCGAGCGCGAGGATTACTACTCCGTCGGCGGCGGCTTCATCCAGGACCGCTGGGAGATGGAGGCGCACCGCGACGAAACCGGCGTGGCCTCCGCCCGTGAGATTCCGTCGGTGCCCCATCCCTTCCACACCGCAGCGGAGCTCATGCAGCTTTGCGACGAGACCGGCTTGACCATCGCCGAGATCATGCGCGCCAACGAAGAGTCCATTCACGGCCGCGAAAAACTCGACACCCACCTGGACGCAGTGTGGAACGTGATGCAGGAATGCGTCGCACACGGTTTGAAGACTGAGGGCACCCTGCCCGGCGGGCTGAGCGTCAGGCGGCGCGCGAACCGTCTCCACCGCCTGCTCACCGCCGAGTACGAAGCGTCCACTGCCCGCGGGCTGGACGCGATGGAGTGGGTCAACCTCTACGCGCTGGCCGTCAACGAGGAAAACGCAGCGCACGGCCAGGTGGTCACCGCGCCGACCAACGGCGCCGCCGGCATCATCCCCGCGGTGATGCACTACTGCCGCGACTTCACAGACGACTTCACCGTCGAGCGCGCCCGCGACTTCCTGCTCACTGCGGGCGCAGTCGGCTCCATTATCAAAACCAACGCATCCATTTCAGGTGCTGAGGTGGGCTGCCAGGGCGAGGTCGGCTCTGCCTCGTCCATGGCGGCCGCCGGCATGTGCGCCGCGCTGGGTGGCACACCTGCCCAGGTGGAAAACGCCGCGGAGATCGCCCTCGAGCACAACCTGGGCCTGACCTGCGACCCCGTCGGCGGGCTTGTGCAGGTGCCCTGCATCGAGCGCAACGCCATCGGCGGTGTGAAGGCCATCAACGCAGCCCGTCTGGCCAAGCTGGGCGACGGCACCAACATCGTCACCCTCGACGACGTGGTGGAGACCATGGCCGCCACCGGCCGCGACATGATGACGCAGTACAAGGAGACGTCCATGGGCGGGCTTGCAGTGCAACTGGGCCTGCCGGTGAACATCACCGAGTGCTAAATTTCGGCTCCCGCGCTCGTGATCGCCTGGGTCACGGCCTCGGCTGACAACGCCACGGACTCCTGCGAGTGCTGCGCGAGGTTCTTCACCGCCACCTCGCCGGCCTCCAGCTCGCGCTCCCCGAGCACGAGCGCGTACCTCGCGCCGGCGCGGTCGGCGCCCTTCATCGAGCCCTTGAGTCCGCGCTGCCCGTAGGACATGTCGGCGGAAACGCCGGCGGCGCGGAGCTCGTCGATAAGCTTGCTCATCTTCACCCGAGCCTCGTCGCCGATGGCGATGCCAAACACGTCCACCCGGTGCGAAGCCTCGTCGAGCTCGACGCCCTCCGCCTCAAGGGCGAGGACGGCGCGGTCGACGCCGAGGCCGTAGCCGATGCCGGACAGGTCCGGGCCGCCGATCTGGGCCATCAAGCCGTCGTAGCGGCCGCCGCCGCCGATGCCGGACTGCGCGCCCAAGCCGTCGTGGACGAACTCGAAAGTGGTCTTGGTGTAGTAGTCCAGCCCGCGCACCATGCGGGGGTTGATCACGTACGGCACACCGAAGCTGTCCAAAGCCGCGGTGACTGCGTCGAAGTGGGCGCGGCAATCG harbors:
- a CDS encoding replication-associated recombination protein A — translated: MEQEGLFSAAAGRDGRGELGNRGTAFFEAGASAPLAARMRPRTLDEIAGQRHLLSEGKPLRRLIDGSGAASVILYGPPGTGKTTIASLIASAMGQNFVALSALSSGVKEVRAVIDEARRDLIRGENTVLFIDEVHRFSKTQQDALLAAVENRTVLLVAATTENPSFSVVAPLLSRSLLLKLESLNEDDLRGVLDQAMADERGFGGEFELDGAARDQLVLLAGGDARRALTYLEAAAEAVQPGETITVDTVKENVNRAVVRYDRDGDQHYDIVSAFIKSIRGSDVDAALHYLARMIEAGEDPRFIARRLVIHASEDIGMADPTALQTANAAANAVQFIGMPEGRLALAQATIHLATAPKSPSVIQSIDRALSDVRAGHAPPVPAHLRDGHYEGAKAMGNAVGYVYPHDDPLGVVKQQYMPDGLEDAVYYEPTDHGAERRIKDFIGRLRALVRGR
- a CDS encoding phosphotransferase; translated protein: MGDTQEIIRAAADILTRRYGGEQQLVDVERLDGSGLADVFRARVVNNPFFQHRSVVVKHSPATGDELADAAFLRETVAYQFATSLSEEVRPGPVLLGYDTAQRILIISDLGDGRTLADLLQDADPETHVDLLRRLGRALGKMHAGTADDEDAFNVLFQRMTRSRKNAANLQLLRDRLLSHRIRIGVEFLENAGIEIPGEVRFAATNVRTRLLRGGMRAFTPFDLTPDNVIQTDNSFHFLDYEWAGFRDVTFDVAFVVARFPVYLAAQPFNAEATEAFVDAWVSEVRGIWPSVEHPDTLQARITAGLIGWAMSSVAMLDPVSPADLLEHDAKLKEDFDAAGLDVSDLGPLEAGGETEEHPADHAGDVLRPYSEGPFTADEALVRRDLRETFESLAAFAGTGKDPAYQTINHFAQTLAERLR
- the aspS gene encoding aspartate--tRNA ligase, whose protein sequence is MLRTHLAGNLNKELEGQTVTLTGWVARRRDHGGVIFIDLRDRSGLAQVVFRESAVAEAAHDLRSEYVIQVTGTVEPRPEGSSNPNLASGEIEVNVTDLKVLNKAAALPFQIEDASSSEVGEEARLRYRYLDLRRERQAKAMRLRAKANQAARRVLDNHDFTEIETPTLTRSTPEGARDFLVPARLKPGSWYALPQSPQLFKQLLMVAGMERYYQLARCYRDEDFRADRQPEFTQLDVEASFVDQDDIIELAEEILVELWKLIGYDIQTPIPRMTYKEAMEKYGSDKPDLRFDIPLVECTEFFKDTTFRVFKAEYVGAVVMDGGASQPRRQLDAWQEWAKQRGAKGLAYILVQEDGELTGPVAKNITDEEKAGIAEHVGAKPGDCIFFAAGETKASRALLGAARGEIARKLDLVKDGDWAFTWVVDAPLFEPAADATASGDVALGHSKWTAVHHAFTSPKPEFLDNFEKNPGEALAYAYDIVCNGNEIGGGSIRIHEHDVQKRVFEVMGITDEEADEKFGFLLDAFQYGAPPHGGIAFGWDRIVSLLGGFESIRDVIAFPKSGGGVDPLTDAPAPIPAEQRKETGVDFKPKKDVEGKGSEAEAAGAEK
- the ypfJ gene encoding KPN_02809 family neutral zinc metallopeptidase produces the protein MTFRGDYAQGQGGNVNTSSGGGGGGGVGGGAMMLLPLLLRGGGGGTIILVLLALLYFSGAFNGILGGGGNDSQSQSQGEYSLEHCQEQGSSNEYDDCRAAATMGSLNAVWADLLPAQSETQFTKPEMTIFKGSVNSGCGYASADTGPFYCPQDSTAYLDVSFFDQLSQLGGSNGPLAQEYATAHEYGHHIQNLEGTLGLSDYKNPGEDSAAVAIELQADCYAGLWAHHASKGENAALEQITDEQLQQALQSAQSIGDDNIQKRSGGEVDPDAWTHGSSEQRMQAFKSGYETGQMSACDTLNRGVYKS
- a CDS encoding CBS domain-containing protein gives rise to the protein MNNAEPNRAVPFLAAFNSIEKFLRTELDAKRSDSFSWMARLAAKKGIVTLEQSETLQEFADLRNAISHGEYDNLRPIAEPLPETVAEIERIRDSLLAPTLALEVVEHQRVITFSPETDIHEPLEIIASEGLAQFPVYEGGECVGLLTTNAIARWLAAELREDDTIAAGTVADVIEHSGKLDEPIFLPRNVTAAAAVEALSTPLESGAVPRLAIITEHGKPTQKPISVLGATDIPALAQET
- a CDS encoding L-serine ammonia-lyase produces the protein MSANFVSVVDLFSIGIGPSSSHTVGPMRAAQTFINKLDTFPAKVLVELRGSLAATGVGHGTDRAALLGLVGYTPTTTSADAEPKPGEPIPATGSISGPTGTVEYVLRFDPAPVAAHPNCLIFDAWDADGNVLAEREDYYSVGGGFIQDRWEMEAHRDETGVASAREIPSVPHPFHTAAELMQLCDETGLTIAEIMRANEESIHGREKLDTHLDAVWNVMQECVAHGLKTEGTLPGGLSVRRRANRLHRLLTAEYEASTARGLDAMEWVNLYALAVNEENAAHGQVVTAPTNGAAGIIPAVMHYCRDFTDDFTVERARDFLLTAGAVGSIIKTNASISGAEVGCQGEVGSASSMAAAGMCAALGGTPAQVENAAEIALEHNLGLTCDPVGGLVQVPCIERNAIGGVKAINAARLAKLGDGTNIVTLDDVVETMAATGRDMMTQYKETSMGGLAVQLGLPVNITEC